A stretch of the uncultured Bacteroides sp. genome encodes the following:
- the secE gene encoding preprotein translocase subunit SecE, which translates to MKKLVEKVVSYFKETYDELVHKVSWPTYSELTNSAVVVLYASLLIAVVVFVMDSCFQTLMEKIIYPH; encoded by the coding sequence ATGAAAAAATTAGTAGAAAAAGTAGTATCTTACTTCAAAGAAACTTACGACGAACTTGTGCATAAAGTATCGTGGCCTACGTATTCTGAACTTACTAACAGTGCAGTGGTTGTTTTATATGCTTCCCTACTCATTGCAGTGGTAGTTTTCGTTATGGACTCTTGCTTCCAGACTCTCATGGAAAAAATCATTTATCCACATTAA
- the tuf gene encoding elongation factor Tu has translation MAKEKFERTKPHVNIGTIGHVDHGKTTLTAAITMVLAKKGLSELRSFDSIDNAPEEKERGITINTSHVEYQTANRHYAHVDCPGHADYVKNMVTGAAQMDGAIIVVAATDGPMPQTREHILLARQVNVPKLVVFMNKCDMVEDEEMLELVEMEMRELLSFYDFDGDNTPIIRGSALGALNGVEKWEDKVMELMDAVDTWIPLPPRDVDKPFLMPVEDVFSITGRGTVATGRIEAGIIKTGEEVQIIGLGAEGKKSVVTGVEMFRKILDEGQAGDNVGLLLRGIEKEAIKRGMVICHPGKITPHTTFKAEVYILKKEEGGRHTPFHNKYRPQFYLRTLDCTGEITLPEGTDMVMPGDNVTITVELIYPVALNLGLRFAIREGGRTVGAGQITEICD, from the coding sequence ATGGCTAAAGAGAAATTTGAACGTACCAAACCGCACGTTAACATTGGTACTATTGGTCACGTAGACCACGGTAAAACGACTTTGACTGCTGCTATCACAATGGTATTAGCAAAAAAAGGTCTTTCTGAATTGCGTTCATTCGATTCTATCGACAACGCTCCTGAAGAAAAAGAAAGAGGTATTACAATCAATACTTCACACGTTGAGTATCAAACAGCTAACCGCCACTACGCACACGTTGACTGTCCAGGACACGCCGACTACGTAAAGAACATGGTAACTGGTGCGGCTCAAATGGACGGTGCTATCATTGTAGTTGCTGCAACTGATGGTCCTATGCCTCAAACACGCGAACACATCCTATTAGCTCGTCAGGTAAACGTTCCTAAGTTGGTCGTTTTCATGAACAAGTGTGATATGGTTGAAGACGAAGAAATGTTGGAACTTGTTGAAATGGAAATGAGAGAACTTCTTTCATTTTATGATTTTGATGGTGACAATACTCCTATCATCCGTGGATCTGCTCTTGGCGCACTTAACGGTGTTGAAAAATGGGAAGACAAAGTAATGGAATTAATGGATGCTGTTGACACATGGATTCCACTTCCTCCACGTGATGTTGATAAACCATTCTTGATGCCAGTTGAAGACGTGTTCTCAATCACAGGTCGTGGAACAGTTGCTACAGGTCGTATTGAAGCAGGTATCATCAAAACAGGTGAAGAAGTTCAGATCATTGGTCTTGGCGCAGAAGGAAAGAAATCAGTTGTTACTGGTGTTGAAATGTTCCGTAAGATTCTTGATGAAGGTCAAGCAGGAGATAACGTAGGTCTTTTACTTCGTGGTATTGAAAAAGAAGCGATCAAACGTGGTATGGTTATTTGCCATCCAGGAAAAATCACTCCTCATACTACTTTCAAAGCTGAGGTTTATATCCTTAAGAAAGAAGAAGGTGGACGTCACACTCCATTCCACAACAAATACCGTCCTCAGTTCTACCTTCGTACATTAGACTGTACAGGCGAGATTACTCTTCCAGAAGGAACTGACATGGTTATGCCAGGTGACAATGTAACAATCACTGTAGAATTAATCTACCCAGTAGCTCTTAACTTAGGTCTTCGTTTCGCTATTCGTGAAGGTGGACGTACAGTAGGTGCTGGTCAGATTACTGAAATCTGTGACTAA